One region of Elstera cyanobacteriorum genomic DNA includes:
- the folE gene encoding GTP cyclohydrolase I FolE translates to MTPKTDLVSSEAVTEAPRPSREEAEAAVRTLLRWAGDDPSREGLVDTPARVVRAYEEWFAGYAVDPKDMLQRTFEETDGYDEMVLLRDIRFESYCEHHVAPIIGKAHIAYLPKNRVVGISKLARVVEVFAKRLQIQEKMTAQIANVLDEVLQPLGVAVVIEAQHQCMTTRGVHKPGVAMVTSRMLGAFRSNIETRREFLALISQPGLSSSAV, encoded by the coding sequence ATTACCCCTAAAACTGACCTTGTTTCCTCCGAAGCGGTGACTGAGGCGCCCCGCCCTAGCCGGGAGGAGGCTGAAGCCGCCGTGCGCACGCTGCTGCGCTGGGCGGGGGATGATCCCAGCCGCGAAGGGCTGGTCGATACGCCCGCCCGCGTTGTTCGCGCGTATGAAGAATGGTTCGCCGGCTATGCGGTCGATCCGAAGGATATGCTGCAACGCACCTTCGAAGAAACCGACGGCTACGACGAAATGGTGCTGCTGCGCGATATTCGCTTCGAATCCTACTGCGAACATCATGTGGCGCCGATCATCGGCAAGGCCCATATCGCCTATCTGCCGAAAAACCGCGTTGTCGGCATCTCCAAGCTGGCGCGGGTGGTGGAAGTTTTCGCTAAACGCCTGCAAATCCAGGAAAAGATGACGGCGCAGATCGCCAATGTGCTGGACGAGGTGTTGCAGCCGCTCGGTGTCGCTGTGGTTATCGAAGCGCAGCACCAGTGCATGACGACGCGCGGTGTGCACAAGCCGGGCGTGGCGATGGTGACCAGCCGTATGCTCGGCGCCTTCCGCAGCAATATCGAAACCCGGCGTGAATTTCTGGCGCTGATCAGCCAGCCGGGTCTAAGCTCCTCAGCGGTATAA
- the apaG gene encoding Co2+/Mg2+ efflux protein ApaG — MYRATTRAITVTVQPTFLEDQSEPGEGRFVWAYHIRIENDGDRTVQLLNRHWEITDALGRRLEVRGAGVVGEQPVLKPGQAFEYTSGTPLATPSGIMVGSYEMEAETGERFEIAVPAFSLDSPHAVVRLN; from the coding sequence ATGTACCGCGCCACCACCCGTGCCATCACCGTGACCGTGCAGCCGACGTTTCTGGAAGATCAGTCGGAACCTGGGGAAGGCCGCTTTGTTTGGGCCTATCACATCCGCATTGAAAATGACGGCGACCGCACCGTGCAGCTTCTGAACCGCCATTGGGAGATTACCGATGCGCTGGGGCGGCGGCTGGAGGTGCGCGGGGCGGGCGTGGTTGGCGAACAGCCGGTGCTAAAGCCGGGCCAGGCTTTCGAATATACCAGTGGCACGCCGCTGGCGACGCCCTCGGGCATCATGGTCGGCAGCTATGAGATGGAGGCCGAGACCGGCGAACGGTTTGAAATTGCCGTCCCCGCCTTCTCGCTCGATTCCCCGCACGCGGTCGTTCGGCTGAATTAA
- a CDS encoding OmpA family protein yields MKSVKLLGVVAGLALLSGCGALDIDALRGTTEPSQGTAFTKALTTEYRSLTIFEADEMKDWPDAYTFAAKGLAASRGENVLPEVLTNWSLTPEKAQELGTARAKLIQALDANARTTKPAIAAKAQAAFDCWVEQEEEAFQLADIASCRGTFEHALAQLVTPVATPAPAPAQPAALSKNFIIYFAWDSARLDAAALRIIDEASASAKATGNARITIVGHADRSGTPEYNTRLSLRRADAVRSALVAKGIATERTSVTALGETEPAVPTADGVREARNRRVELTIR; encoded by the coding sequence ATGAAGTCGGTTAAGCTGCTCGGTGTTGTTGCCGGTCTGGCCCTTCTGTCGGGCTGCGGCGCTTTGGATATCGACGCGCTGCGCGGCACTACCGAGCCGTCGCAGGGCACTGCCTTCACTAAGGCACTCACCACCGAATATCGGTCGCTGACGATTTTCGAAGCCGATGAAATGAAGGATTGGCCGGATGCCTATACCTTCGCGGCGAAGGGCTTGGCCGCCTCGCGCGGTGAAAACGTGCTGCCGGAAGTGCTGACCAATTGGTCGCTGACCCCGGAAAAGGCCCAGGAACTCGGCACCGCCCGCGCGAAGCTGATCCAGGCGCTGGATGCCAATGCCCGCACCACCAAGCCGGCGATTGCCGCGAAGGCCCAAGCGGCTTTCGATTGCTGGGTTGAGCAGGAAGAAGAAGCCTTCCAGTTGGCCGATATCGCGTCGTGCCGTGGCACCTTCGAACACGCCCTGGCCCAGTTGGTGACCCCGGTTGCCACCCCGGCCCCGGCCCCGGCGCAGCCCGCTGCGCTCAGCAAGAACTTCATCATCTACTTCGCTTGGGATAGCGCGCGTCTCGATGCCGCTGCCCTGCGCATCATCGATGAAGCCTCGGCCTCGGCGAAAGCCACGGGCAACGCCCGCATCACCATCGTCGGTCATGCCGACCGCTCGGGGACGCCGGAATATAACACCCGCCTGTCGCTGCGTCGTGCCGATGCGGTCCGCAGCGCGCTGGTCGCCAAGGGCATCGCCACCGAACGCACCTCGGTCACCGCGCTCGGCGAAACCGAACCCGCCGTTCCGACGGCGGATGGCGTGCGCGAAGCCCGCAACCGTCGCGTTGAACTGACCATCCGCTAA
- a CDS encoding aldose epimerase family protein → MMRRSLAVLDDQTVEVVTLVQGALRAEILTLGATVWDLVLTLPEGPRPLVLKHADPLGYLSNPAYLGVTAGRYANRIAQGRFELDGQRYEVDCNEKGRQHLHGGTSGVSRKNWSVVAVSDNSVTLELLSPAGDNGFPGTARLQCRYTLDAPATLRVEYQAVSDAVTVMNLAHHSYFTLQPGSDSRDHRLEIAADFYTPVDTDLIPTGEIRRVAETPFDFRTLRRIRQAPDHPYDINFVLRKPAGHFGPIARLIGPDERLSCAIWTDAAGLQVYDGHGLPTPHGAYAGLALEPQFFPDSPNQPHFPSARLAPGDNYTQRTEYRLAPL, encoded by the coding sequence ATGATGCGGCGTAGTCTTGCGGTCTTGGACGATCAGACGGTCGAAGTCGTTACCCTGGTTCAGGGCGCGTTGCGTGCCGAAATCCTAACCCTTGGCGCCACCGTGTGGGATCTGGTGCTGACCCTGCCGGAGGGGCCGCGGCCCTTGGTGTTGAAACACGCCGATCCACTCGGCTACCTCAGCAATCCCGCCTATCTTGGCGTAACCGCCGGGCGTTATGCCAACCGCATCGCACAAGGGCGCTTTGAGCTGGATGGGCAGCGCTACGAGGTCGATTGCAACGAAAAAGGCCGCCAGCATCTGCACGGCGGCACCAGCGGCGTTTCGCGGAAAAACTGGTCCGTCGTCGCGGTTTCAGACAACTCAGTGACGCTGGAACTGCTCTCGCCAGCAGGGGATAACGGGTTCCCGGGCACGGCGCGCTTGCAGTGCCGCTACACGCTGGACGCCCCGGCGACCTTGCGCGTCGAGTATCAGGCCGTCAGCGATGCCGTAACGGTGATGAACCTCGCCCATCATTCCTATTTCACGCTGCAACCGGGCAGCGACAGCCGCGACCATCGCTTAGAAATCGCCGCCGATTTCTACACCCCCGTCGATACCGACCTGATCCCGACGGGGGAAATCCGCCGGGTGGCCGAAACACCCTTCGATTTCCGCACGCTGCGCCGAATCCGGCAGGCGCCGGATCATCCTTACGATATCAATTTCGTGCTGCGCAAACCCGCCGGGCACTTCGGCCCCATCGCCCGGCTGATCGGCCCGGATGAGCGGCTATCCTGCGCGATTTGGACCGATGCGGCAGGGCTTCAGGTCTATGATGGCCACGGTCTGCCAACGCCGCACGGCGCTTACGCGGGCTTGGCGCTCGAGCCGCAGTTCTTCCCCGATAGCCCGAACCAGCCGCATTTCCCCTCCGCCCGTTTGGCACCCGGGGACAACTACACGCAGCGGACGGAGTATCGGCTCGCACCCCTGTGA
- the yjfF gene encoding galactofuranose ABC transporter, permease protein YjfF: MLKNERLIPLAATLLVFLLLYGLGMVQYRNFASTLVLGNLLTDNAFLITAAIGMTFVILSGGIDLSVGSMIAFVGVGFALLVTQAGWHPLAAAGAALVFGVAFGAAMGWLIEAFDIQPFIVTLAGMFLLRGLAFGLTLESIAIQHPFIDMLAGVRVPLPGRGGLTVGALIMLAALAGGLILAHWTRFGSNVYALGGDRTSAVLLGVPVRRTVIGIYALSGFYSSLAGILYTLYTASGYPLAAVGVELDAIAAVVIGGTLLTGGVGYLLGTLFGGLIQGVIQTLIAFDGSLNSWWTKIAVGGLLFAFIVFQRGIARSFASLRRGAA, from the coding sequence ATGCTTAAGAACGAACGCCTAATCCCGCTCGCCGCGACTCTGCTTGTCTTTCTGCTGCTCTATGGTCTGGGGATGGTACAGTACCGCAATTTTGCCTCCACTCTGGTGCTCGGCAATCTATTGACCGATAACGCTTTTCTGATCACGGCGGCGATTGGCATGACCTTCGTCATCCTGTCGGGCGGGATCGATCTCTCGGTCGGCTCCATGATCGCCTTCGTCGGCGTCGGCTTTGCCCTGCTGGTCACGCAAGCGGGCTGGCACCCGCTGGCCGCCGCCGGGGCGGCGCTGGTCTTCGGCGTCGCATTTGGGGCCGCGATGGGCTGGCTGATCGAAGCCTTCGATATTCAGCCCTTCATCGTCACCCTGGCCGGGATGTTCCTGCTGCGCGGGCTGGCCTTCGGGTTAACGCTGGAATCCATCGCCATCCAACACCCGTTTATCGACATGCTGGCCGGGGTGCGCGTGCCATTGCCGGGGCGCGGCGGGCTGACGGTCGGCGCGCTGATCATGCTGGCGGCGCTGGCGGGTGGCCTGATTCTCGCCCATTGGACCCGGTTCGGCAGCAATGTCTATGCTTTGGGCGGCGACCGCACCTCGGCGGTGCTGCTGGGGGTGCCGGTACGGCGCACGGTGATCGGGATTTACGCGCTCAGCGGCTTTTACAGCAGCCTCGCCGGGATTCTCTACACGCTCTATACCGCCTCCGGCTATCCGCTGGCGGCGGTGGGGGTGGAGCTTGACGCCATCGCCGCCGTCGTCATCGGCGGGACGCTGCTGACCGGCGGGGTCGGCTATTTGCTGGGCACCTTGTTCGGCGGGCTGATCCAAGGGGTGATCCAGACGCTGATTGCCTTCGACGGTAGTTTGAATTCCTGGTGGACGAAGATCGCCGTCGGCGGCTTGCTGTTCGCCTTCATCGTCTTCCAGCGCGGCATCGCCCGATCCTTCGCCAGCCTGCGGCGGGGGGCGGCATGA
- a CDS encoding ABC transporter permease: protein MTPKLSLQNRRWLLPVAALLLILAANLVLSPGFFALRIVDGHLFGSTVDIVHRAAPLGFVALGMAVVIATGGIDLSVGAIIAICGAVAAVLLRAGDLSPTAILLIVLMVGVACGLWNGFLVAFLEIQPIVATLILMVAGRGIAQMITDGQIVTFHSAVMDFLGSGYLLGIPSRVWLLAVFAVLAGLLLRRTALGLFLEAVGGNAAASRLAGIEARGVRLAAYAFSGLCSALAGIILTADIRGADANNAGLWLELDAILAVVIGGASLIGGRFSLGLTLIGALVIQSLTTSILVSGLPPQYTLVVKAVVILLVLFLQSPRLGLLGFARR, encoded by the coding sequence ATGACCCCGAAACTCTCGTTGCAAAACCGGCGTTGGTTGCTGCCGGTAGCGGCGCTGCTGCTGATCTTGGCGGCCAATCTTGTGCTGTCGCCCGGCTTTTTTGCCTTACGCATCGTCGATGGCCATTTGTTCGGCAGCACGGTGGATATTGTTCACCGCGCCGCCCCCCTGGGTTTCGTCGCCCTCGGCATGGCGGTGGTGATTGCCACCGGCGGGATTGATCTCTCGGTCGGCGCCATTATCGCGATTTGCGGCGCGGTTGCCGCCGTCTTATTACGCGCGGGTGATCTATCCCCCACGGCAATTCTGCTGATTGTGCTGATGGTTGGTGTCGCTTGCGGCCTGTGGAACGGGTTCCTGGTGGCGTTTTTGGAAATCCAGCCCATCGTCGCCACCTTGATCCTGATGGTGGCCGGGCGCGGCATTGCGCAGATGATTACCGACGGCCAGATCGTCACCTTCCATAGCGCGGTCATGGATTTTCTCGGCAGCGGGTATCTGCTGGGGATCCCGTCGCGGGTGTGGCTGCTGGCGGTTTTCGCCGTTCTCGCCGGGTTGCTGTTACGGCGCACCGCGCTCGGGCTGTTTCTCGAAGCCGTGGGCGGCAATGCCGCCGCCAGCCGCCTTGCCGGGATCGAAGCGCGCGGGGTACGGCTGGCGGCCTATGCCTTCTCCGGTCTCTGTTCGGCGCTGGCAGGCATTATCCTGACCGCCGACATTCGCGGGGCGGATGCTAATAACGCCGGACTGTGGCTCGAACTCGATGCGATTTTGGCCGTGGTCATCGGCGGCGCTAGTTTGATCGGCGGGCGCTTCTCCCTCGGCCTCACCCTGATCGGCGCGCTGGTGATCCAAAGCCTGACCACCTCGATCTTGGTCAGCGGCCTGCCGCCGCAATATACGCTGGTCGTGAAAGCTGTGGTGATTTTGCTGGTGCTGTTCCTGCAATCGCCGCGCCTCGGCCTGCTCGGTTTCGCCCGGCGCTAG
- a CDS encoding sugar ABC transporter ATP-binding protein has product MTSLPPVLTLTGITKRFPGVLALDGVDFDLYPGEVHALLGENGAGKSTLIKVLTGLYRRNGGAMRLDGAEINPRSPQDAQALGISTVYQEVNLVPTLTVAENLTLGRQPRRLGLIRWGAARAEAEALLKPLGLSLDVGRLLGSYSIAIQQMVAIARALAGDVKILILDEPTASLDTHEVEVLFDLLRRLKARGIAIVFVTHFLDQVYALSDRITVLRNGKRVGTARAADLPRRELVQWMLGQHVDAVTAHRSAEAKAPDGPPRLVAEGIGKRHMLESVDLSVHAGEVVGLAGLLGSGRSETVELLFGAARRDRGRVLLDGAAVDIRSPRQAIRHGFAFCPEDRKHHGIVADLSVRENIILALQARQGWLKRVPHATQQAIAAEMIDALGIRTPDGEKPVGQLSGGNQQKVILARWLITHPKLLLLDEPTRGIDVGAHAEIMTLIRKLCAEGMALLLVSSELEEITAVADRVVVLRDRRRVAELTGAGVTEAGIIEAIAQ; this is encoded by the coding sequence ATGACATCGCTGCCGCCCGTACTGACCCTAACGGGTATTACCAAGCGTTTTCCGGGGGTCTTGGCCCTCGATGGCGTCGATTTCGACCTTTACCCCGGCGAAGTGCATGCCTTGCTCGGGGAAAATGGCGCTGGAAAATCGACGCTGATCAAGGTTCTCACCGGTCTCTATCGCCGCAATGGCGGCGCGATGCGCCTGGACGGCGCCGAGATCAACCCGCGCAGCCCGCAGGACGCGCAGGCGCTGGGCATTAGCACGGTTTATCAGGAAGTGAACCTGGTGCCGACGCTGACGGTTGCCGAAAACCTCACCCTCGGGCGCCAACCGCGCCGCTTGGGGTTGATCCGCTGGGGCGCCGCGCGGGCGGAGGCGGAAGCGCTGCTCAAGCCGCTCGGCCTGTCGCTTGATGTCGGGCGGTTGCTAGGGTCGTACTCCATCGCCATTCAACAGATGGTCGCCATTGCCCGCGCACTCGCCGGGGATGTGAAAATCCTGATTCTGGACGAGCCGACCGCCAGCCTCGATACCCATGAGGTCGAGGTGCTGTTCGATCTGCTGCGCCGCCTGAAGGCGCGCGGCATCGCTATCGTCTTCGTCACCCATTTTCTTGATCAGGTCTATGCGCTGTCCGACCGCATCACAGTTTTGCGCAACGGTAAGCGCGTCGGCACCGCCCGTGCCGCCGATCTGCCCCGGCGCGAGCTGGTGCAATGGATGCTGGGCCAGCATGTCGACGCCGTGACCGCTCATCGCAGTGCGGAGGCGAAGGCGCCGGACGGCCCGCCGCGTCTGGTGGCCGAAGGCATCGGCAAACGGCATATGCTGGAGAGTGTCGATCTCAGCGTTCACGCCGGGGAAGTGGTCGGCTTGGCCGGGTTGCTCGGGTCGGGTCGGTCAGAAACGGTGGAACTGCTGTTTGGCGCTGCCCGCCGCGACCGGGGGCGCGTGCTGCTGGACGGGGCGGCGGTCGATATCCGCTCCCCCCGCCAAGCGATCCGCCACGGCTTCGCCTTCTGCCCGGAAGACCGCAAGCACCACGGTATCGTTGCCGACCTATCGGTGCGCGAAAATATCATTCTGGCCCTGCAAGCCCGCCAAGGTTGGCTGAAGCGCGTGCCCCACGCGACCCAGCAGGCGATTGCGGCGGAGATGATCGACGCGCTCGGCATCCGCACCCCCGATGGCGAAAAGCCGGTGGGGCAGCTCAGCGGCGGCAATCAACAGAAGGTCATTCTGGCCCGTTGGCTGATCACACACCCCAAGCTGTTGCTGCTCGACGAGCCGACGCGCGGCATTGATGTCGGCGCCCACGCCGAAATCATGACGCTCATCCGCAAACTCTGTGCGGAGGGGATGGCCCTACTGCTCGTTTCCTCCGAACTTGAGGAAATCACCGCCGTGGCCGACCGGGTTGTCGTGCTGCGCGACCGCCGCCGCGTTGCCGAACTGACCGGCGCGGGGGTGACGGAAGCCGGAATTATCGAGGCTATCGCCCAATGA
- a CDS encoding ABC transporter substrate-binding protein, with the protein MTRTKISALLVGASLAVLSTGASALTIGFSQIGSESGWRTSETESIKAEAKKRGIDLKFSDAQQKQENQIKALRSFIAQGVDGILLAPVVETGWDQVLKEAKDAKIPVVLVDRGVKVADESLYLTKVASDFVEEGRLAAAWLATRTSGKCRYVELQGTVGSSAAIDRKKGFEDVVKLFPRMEQARSQSGDFTRSGGKQVMESFLKAEDGGKALCAVYAHNDDMALGAIQAIKEAGLKPGKDLSIISIDAVPDIFKAMADGDTNATIELNPHLGGPAFDAIDAAKAGKPVAKWIKAQGPLYLPDTAADEYKRRSAQ; encoded by the coding sequence ATGACGCGGACCAAAATTTCGGCGCTGCTGGTCGGTGCCTCGCTCGCCGTGCTCTCGACCGGTGCCAGCGCCCTCACCATCGGCTTTTCGCAGATCGGGTCAGAAAGCGGCTGGCGCACGTCGGAAACCGAATCGATCAAGGCCGAAGCCAAGAAGCGCGGGATCGACCTGAAATTTTCCGATGCGCAGCAGAAGCAGGAAAATCAGATTAAGGCGCTGCGCAGTTTCATCGCCCAGGGTGTCGACGGCATTCTGCTGGCCCCGGTGGTCGAAACCGGCTGGGATCAAGTGCTGAAGGAAGCCAAAGACGCCAAAATCCCGGTGGTTCTGGTCGATCGCGGTGTGAAAGTCGCCGACGAATCGCTCTATCTGACCAAGGTCGCGTCGGATTTCGTGGAAGAAGGCCGCTTGGCCGCGGCTTGGCTGGCAACCCGCACCAGCGGCAAGTGCCGCTATGTGGAACTTCAGGGCACCGTTGGCTCCAGCGCCGCAATTGACCGCAAGAAGGGCTTCGAAGACGTGGTGAAACTGTTCCCGCGCATGGAACAGGCCCGGTCGCAAAGCGGCGATTTCACCCGCTCTGGCGGTAAGCAAGTAATGGAAAGCTTCCTGAAGGCCGAAGACGGCGGTAAGGCCCTCTGCGCCGTTTATGCCCATAACGACGATATGGCCCTCGGCGCCATTCAGGCGATCAAGGAAGCCGGGCTGAAGCCGGGCAAGGATCTGTCGATCATCTCTATCGACGCCGTGCCGGATATCTTCAAAGCGATGGCCGATGGCGATACCAACGCCACCATCGAGTTGAACCCGCATCTCGGCGGCCCGGCCTTCGATGCGATTGACGCCGCCAAGGCGGGCAAGCCCGTCGCGAAGTGGATCAAGGCCCAAGGCCCGCTCTATCTGCCGGATACGGCGGCGGACGAGTATAAGCGCCGCAGCGCCCAGTAA
- a CDS encoding transketolase translates to MTPSPLKIVERRLQWLSHWMIHHANHLRPKQDGIKIGGHQASSASMVSILTALYFSALRPEDRVAVKPHAGPVFHAMQYLMGRLDVEKLKNFRGYGGVQSYPSRTKDTDDVDFSTGSVGLGVAITSFASILQDYIASKPWGADIKPGRMIALMGDAEVDEGNVHECLQEGWKHDLRNVWWIIDYNRQSLDGVVHEGLWARIERIFEAFGWDVVRVKYGALQRAAFAEPGGEQLRAWIDACPNDLYAALTYRGGAVWREHLMSDLGDQGAVTALIDRRSDADLAALMENLGGNCVETLAEVFASITHDRPVCFLAYTIKGWNTPIAGHKDNHGGLMTPEQMRDWQTHMGVPVGQEWAPLAGVADPDGLRAFLAQVPFFAAGPRRLTDARIPVPALAAPAAKEISTQMAFSRLLDDIGRDASPLAERIVTTSPDVTGTTGLGPWVNRRKLWARHDKADLFRTQKIPSTAKWDFSPAGQHIELGIAEMNLFLHLGAAGLTESLFGKRLLPIGTVYDPFVCRGLDALTYACYQDARFMIVGTPSGVTLAPEGGAHQSINTPLIGLSQDGLAAFEPAFAAELAAIMAWSFDFMQRDGGPARDPRTGLADDKGSAVYLRLTTRPLEQPPLPEAGFRDGVLAGGYWLRPPGPNCETVIAYQGAVAPEAIAAAAQIAQKRRDVGLLAITSADRLHAGWLGAQQLRQAGQTADCAVERLLAPLPRHCRIVTVLDGHPATLAWLGGVLGHRTIALGVDHFGQTGTIGDLYRHFGIDTAGIVRAVSSLTPGAPIS, encoded by the coding sequence ATGACGCCATCGCCCTTAAAAATCGTCGAACGCCGCTTGCAGTGGCTGTCGCATTGGATGATCCATCACGCCAATCACCTGCGCCCGAAGCAGGACGGTATTAAGATCGGCGGGCATCAGGCCTCCTCGGCCTCGATGGTCTCGATCCTCACCGCGCTGTATTTCTCGGCGCTGCGCCCGGAAGACAGGGTGGCCGTCAAGCCCCACGCGGGGCCGGTCTTCCACGCTATGCAGTATCTCATGGGGCGGCTGGACGTCGAAAAACTGAAGAACTTCCGCGGCTATGGCGGGGTGCAAAGCTACCCCAGCCGCACGAAGGATACCGATGACGTGGATTTTTCCACCGGTTCCGTCGGTCTCGGCGTCGCCATCACCAGTTTTGCTTCGATCCTTCAGGATTATATCGCCAGCAAACCCTGGGGCGCCGACATTAAGCCGGGGCGGATGATCGCCTTAATGGGCGATGCCGAGGTCGATGAAGGCAATGTGCATGAATGCTTGCAGGAAGGCTGGAAGCACGATTTGCGCAATGTTTGGTGGATCATCGATTATAACCGCCAGTCGCTGGATGGCGTCGTCCACGAAGGGCTGTGGGCCCGCATCGAACGGATTTTCGAAGCCTTCGGCTGGGACGTGGTGCGCGTCAAATATGGCGCCCTGCAACGCGCCGCCTTTGCCGAACCCGGCGGCGAACAGTTGCGCGCCTGGATCGACGCTTGCCCGAACGATCTATATGCCGCCCTCACCTATCGCGGCGGCGCCGTTTGGCGCGAGCATTTGATGAGCGACCTTGGCGATCAAGGGGCGGTAACCGCGCTGATCGATCGGCGCAGCGACGCCGATCTGGCGGCGCTGATGGAAAATCTCGGCGGTAACTGCGTCGAAACCCTGGCCGAAGTTTTCGCCAGCATCACCCATGACCGGCCCGTCTGCTTCCTAGCCTATACGATCAAAGGCTGGAATACGCCGATTGCGGGCCATAAGGATAATCACGGCGGTCTGATGACGCCGGAGCAAATGCGCGACTGGCAAACCCATATGGGGGTGCCGGTTGGCCAGGAGTGGGCCCCCCTCGCCGGCGTCGCCGATCCCGATGGCCTGCGGGCCTTTCTAGCGCAGGTACCGTTTTTCGCCGCTGGCCCCCGCCGCCTGACCGATGCACGCATCCCGGTTCCGGCGCTCGCCGCCCCGGCAGCGAAAGAGATTTCGACCCAGATGGCCTTTAGCCGCCTGCTGGACGACATTGGGCGCGACGCCTCCCCCCTCGCCGAACGGATCGTGACCACCTCCCCCGACGTGACGGGTACCACCGGCCTTGGGCCCTGGGTCAATCGGCGCAAACTCTGGGCGCGGCATGATAAGGCCGACCTGTTTCGCACGCAGAAAATTCCCTCCACCGCCAAATGGGACTTCTCCCCCGCCGGGCAGCACATCGAACTCGGCATCGCGGAAATGAACCTCTTCCTGCACCTCGGCGCGGCAGGATTGACCGAATCGCTGTTCGGCAAACGGCTGCTGCCCATCGGCACGGTTTACGATCCCTTCGTCTGCCGGGGTCTCGATGCGCTGACCTATGCCTGCTACCAGGATGCCCGCTTTATGATCGTCGGCACCCCCTCCGGCGTAACGTTGGCACCGGAGGGCGGGGCGCATCAATCGATCAATACGCCGCTGATCGGCCTGTCGCAGGATGGTCTCGCCGCCTTCGAACCGGCCTTCGCCGCCGAACTGGCGGCGATCATGGCCTGGAGCTTCGATTTCATGCAGCGGGACGGCGGCCCCGCCCGCGACCCACGCACCGGTCTGGCCGACGATAAAGGCAGCGCCGTCTATCTGCGCCTCACCACCCGCCCGCTGGAACAGCCGCCGCTGCCGGAAGCTGGGTTCCGCGATGGGGTGCTGGCGGGCGGCTATTGGTTGCGCCCGCCAGGGCCGAACTGTGAAACCGTGATCGCTTATCAGGGGGCCGTCGCGCCAGAAGCGATTGCCGCCGCCGCCCAGATTGCGCAAAAGCGCCGGGACGTCGGCCTGCTCGCCATCACCTCCGCCGACCGGCTGCACGCGGGCTGGCTGGGCGCCCAACAGCTTCGCCAAGCGGGCCAGACGGCGGACTGCGCCGTTGAACGCCTGCTCGCCCCGCTTCCCCGGCACTGCCGGATCGTCACTGTTCTCGACGGTCATCCGGCGACGCTGGCTTGGTTAGGCGGGGTGCTTGGGCATCGCACGATCGCGCTCGGCGTCGATCATTTCGGCCAAACCGGGACCATCGGCGACCTCTATCGCCACTTCGGCATCGATACGGCGGGCATCGTCCGGGCGGTGTCTAGCCTGACGCCCGGCGCGCCGATTTCCTGA
- a CDS encoding Lrp/AsnC family transcriptional regulator, producing MKILRALRDDGRMSIQDLSEQIGLSPTPVARRVKQLEAAGVITGYSALLDEAALGYSVSVFVSVKLDRQVDQALAQFEAAVRAFPEVVDCWLMTGNRDYLLRIVTENLAGFERFLTSDLTRLACVSSIESSIPLRRVKAGTSRAP from the coding sequence GTGAAAATCCTCCGCGCGTTGCGCGACGATGGCCGTATGTCCATTCAAGACCTCAGCGAGCAGATCGGCCTAAGTCCAACCCCGGTGGCGCGCCGGGTAAAGCAGTTGGAGGCGGCGGGGGTAATCACCGGCTATTCGGCCCTGTTGGACGAAGCCGCCCTCGGCTATTCGGTGTCGGTCTTTGTGTCCGTCAAACTCGACCGTCAGGTGGATCAGGCCTTGGCGCAGTTCGAAGCGGCGGTACGGGCCTTTCCCGAGGTGGTCGATTGTTGGTTGATGACCGGCAACCGCGATTATTTGCTGCGGATCGTGACCGAGAATCTGGCCGGGTTCGAACGGTTTTTAACCTCGGATCTGACCCGGCTGGCCTGCGTCTCCAGTATCGAAAGCTCCATCCCGCTGCGGCGGGTTAAGGCTGGGACGTCCCGCGCGCCTTAG